CGGCGTGGGCCATATCACACTGCCTTACGACGATATCGATACCTATTTTGGCAATCCGGTGGCCTATGCCGCCGAGCGTTGCGGTATGAACGAGCCGGCCTACAAAGACTGGCTGGCACACTACGAGCACCCGGTTTGTCGCCACGTGGATAGTGACGGAAATGCCTGCGGTGAGCCGATAATGCGTGTGACCCAGCCGGCGGAATTCCAGCCAGGGGTAGATGATCATTGCGAGCAGCACCGGTCCTGACGCGGATCTTTTTTCAGTATCTGCCTGAGATTCGTTAAACTGTGGCTCTGTTCGTTACAGAACAGGAGGGGCCATGCCTTTCCTGTCTCATTCAGACACCACGGGATACTTCATGGATCAGTTCAGGAATATCGGCATTGTCGGGCGCATGGGCAGCGTCAAGGTGGTTGAGTCTCTGCGGCAGCTCAAGCAGTACCTGACGGCCAACAACTACCACGTCATCATCGAGGAAGACACCTCCACCATGATTCCGGGCCATGGCCTGCAGGTCGCCAGCAAAAAACTGCTGGGCGAAATCTGCGACCTAGTTATCGTCGTGGGCGGGGACGGTAGTTTGCTGGGTGCCGCCCGTGAACTGGCCAAATCCAAGATCCCGATTCTGGGGGTCAACCGCGGCCGCCTGGGCTTCCTGACGGATATTTCTCCATCTGACCTCGAAGAGCGCCTGGCCCGGGTACTTGAGGGTGAATATATCGAGGAATCGCGGTTCCTGTTGGATGGCCATGTGGAACGCAATGGCCAGCCCCTGGGCTACGGTTCTGCCCTGAACGATGTGGTGCTGCACCCCGGTAAGTCTACCCGGATGATCGGTTTTGACCTGTACATTGATGGCCACTTTGTTTACAGCCAGCGTTCCGATGGCTTGATTGTTGCCACGCCCACCGGCTCAACCGCCTATTCCCTGTCAGCAGGTGGTCCCATCATGCACCCGAAACTGGATGCTGTGGTGCTGGTGCCCATGTTCCCGCATACCCTGAGCAGTCGCCCGATCGTGGTCGACGGCAAGAGTGAAATCAAACTGGTGATTGGTGAAACCAACGAAACCTACCCGCAAGTCAGCTTTGATGGCCAGATGAACATTGCCTGTGCGCCCGGGGATATCATCCGAATTACCAAAAAGC
The window above is part of the Marinobacter sp. THAF197a genome. Proteins encoded here:
- a CDS encoding NAD(+) kinase, which produces MDQFRNIGIVGRMGSVKVVESLRQLKQYLTANNYHVIIEEDTSTMIPGHGLQVASKKLLGEICDLVIVVGGDGSLLGAARELAKSKIPILGVNRGRLGFLTDISPSDLEERLARVLEGEYIEESRFLLDGHVERNGQPLGYGSALNDVVLHPGKSTRMIGFDLYIDGHFVYSQRSDGLIVATPTGSTAYSLSAGGPIMHPKLDAVVLVPMFPHTLSSRPIVVDGKSEIKLVIGETNETYPQVSFDGQMNIACAPGDIIRITKKPFKIRLIHPTDHNFYATCRDKLGWASEIAAS